The region GCATGGCCGCCTTTTCAAGCCACTCATCGGGAATTTTGGATTTATTCACAGGATCGATCATTGTCATTTACTCCGTCTGTAAAGTTATAAAATTAGCGTCACACACCTGTACGTTTGAACAGCTTATCCAGTTCTGCTTTGCCCAGGGTTATCATTGTGGGTCTGCCGTGGGGACATGTATAGGGATTCTCGGTCTTTTCAAGCTGGTCCAGCAGGTTTTGCATCTGTTCCATATTACAGGGCGCTCCTGCCTTAATGGCACTCCTGCAGGCCATTGTCTTGCATAACATGTCTTCCATACCCTTCTTCTCCTTTACCCTTCCCTGCTCAAAGAGATCAGCCAGTAAATCATGCACAACTGAAGGGTCCTCTATCTTCCCCATCACAGTGGGAACGGTTGTTATCACATAGGTCTGTGTACCGAATTCTGACAGGGAAAATCCCAGGTTTTCCAGATAGGGTATGTATTCTTCCAGTAACACTTTTTCCCTTGTGGTCAGATCAACTGTCACAGGAGAGATCAGTTCCTGCCAGTCGTGTTTTACTCTCCTGGATAGCTGTTCATACATTATCCGTTCATGTGCAGCATGCTGGTCTATCAAGAGAAGTCCCTCATCGGTCTCAGCCACTATATAGAGGTCATTGACCTGCCCCAGGATACGTGCATCTGACACCCCCGATCCCACCCTTTCAGGGTGGGCTTTTTCTTCTGCAAAGGCCCTTTCTGAGCTTTTGAGCCTGCGCTGGGTATCTCTTGGAGGGGCACTGTAATTTGGGGTATTCTCCCTTATAACAGGAGATTCAGAAGATATGGGTTCCTTTGAATTTGGTTTTTCAGGAGATGCCAGGGATGACTGCATGGTCGTGGTGCGGGACGGTTTTACCTCGGGTACCAGTTTTTCCTGTTTCAGGGCCTGCTCAACAGCCGCAGTGATACCATCCATTATTTCATTTTCCCTGCTCAGCCTTACATAGCGCTTTGCCGGATGGACATTGACATCCACCTCCTCCAGATTGATCCTCACATTAAGTACCGCGGCAGGATAGCGACCTTTGGGCAGCATGGTATAGTATCCAAGCCTCACGGCATTACTGATAGCAGGAGACGATATATTCCTTCCATTAACGAAAAAATAATTCATCTCCCGATTGCTGCGATAATATCCCGGTTTCGAAATATATCCCCAGAGGGATAGCAGGTCATCCTTGTATTCCAGAGGTATCAGCTGTCTTGCAACATCTGCTCCCAGCACCTGTACCATCCTGTCGAATAGCTCACCTTTGCCGCAACGCAGCACCACCTTGCCTTCATTTAGCAAAGTAAAGGCAACCCCGGGGTTACCAAGCGCCTGGCGGGTCACGGTATCAGTTATATGGGAAAGTTCGGTCCTTTTGCTCTTGAGATACTTGCGCCGGGCCGGTGTATTATAGAATAGGTCCTGTACCTCTACACGTGTGCCCACCGAAGATCCGGTCTCTGTTGCCTCCCCAACCAGACCTCCTTCCACCCCAATTCTTACAGCCGAAAGGCAATCCGCGGTTCTGCTGATAAGTTCTACTCTGGAAACCGCCGCAATAGAGGAGAGTGCTTCTCCCCTGAAACCCAGGGTAATTATCCTGTGCAGGTCATCCTTGCTTTCGATCTTGCTTGTGGAATGCTTGGTAAAGGCCAGCGGGGCTTCCTCCCGCCCTATCCCGCTGCCGTCATCTATCACGGTGATGCTTTTTGATCCAGCCCCCTCTATTTCCACTCGAATATCCGATGCTCCTGCATCCAGGGAATTATCTATCAACTCCTTGACAACGGAGGCAGGTCTTTCTATAACCTCTCCTGCAGCGATCTGGTTGATTGTGGCCTCATCAAGTAAATGGATATGCTCCGGCTTTTCCATAATCAACTCTCCTTCAGTTTTTGCTGTATAGCATGCAGTCTGTTCAGGGCTTCCATTGGAGTGAGGTTATTGAGATCCAGGTCCCTTATTTCCTCTGCAACCGGATCAAAATCTTTCTCATCACCTTTTTCCGGATCTACCAGCAAAAGCTGGGTATATTTGGCACCACTCCTGCGTTTTCTGGAACCTTCACTTTCCCTGCTGATCACACTCTCACTTTCAATATCTTCCAGGATCGACTGCGCCCTTTTGGTCACCTTATGAGGAACACCTGCAAGCCTGGCCACATGGATACCGTAACTTTTGTCAGTTGCACCGGGCACGATCTTGCGCAAAAATACCAGATCATCCCCGTCCTCCTTGACCGCTATATGATAATTCTTAACCCTCTTGAGCGATTCGGCAATTTCGGTCAGCTGGTGATAATGGGTAGCAAAAAGGGAACGTACTCCCTGGCGACCCTTGTTATGGATATACTCCACAACGGCCTTGGCTATACTGTAACCATCATAGGTACTGGTCCCCCTGCCGATCTCATCCAGAAGCACCAGGCTTTTCGCAGTGGAATTATTCAGGATATTGGCAAGTTCCACCATCTCCACCATGAAGGTACTCTGCCCGCTTGCCAGGTCATCAAAGGCCCCCACCCGGGTGAATATCCTGTCCACTATACCCACCGATGCATGGGAAG is a window of Methanohalophilus mahii DSM 5219 DNA encoding:
- the mutL gene encoding DNA mismatch repair endonuclease MutL; translation: MEKPEHIHLLDEATINQIAAGEVIERPASVVKELIDNSLDAGASDIRVEIEGAGSKSITVIDDGSGIGREEAPLAFTKHSTSKIESKDDLHRIITLGFRGEALSSIAAVSRVELISRTADCLSAVRIGVEGGLVGEATETGSSVGTRVEVQDLFYNTPARRKYLKSKRTELSHITDTVTRQALGNPGVAFTLLNEGKVVLRCGKGELFDRMVQVLGADVARQLIPLEYKDDLLSLWGYISKPGYYRSNREMNYFFVNGRNISSPAISNAVRLGYYTMLPKGRYPAAVLNVRINLEEVDVNVHPAKRYVRLSRENEIMDGITAAVEQALKQEKLVPEVKPSRTTTMQSSLASPEKPNSKEPISSESPVIRENTPNYSAPPRDTQRRLKSSERAFAEEKAHPERVGSGVSDARILGQVNDLYIVAETDEGLLLIDQHAAHERIMYEQLSRRVKHDWQELISPVTVDLTTREKVLLEEYIPYLENLGFSLSEFGTQTYVITTVPTVMGKIEDPSVVHDLLADLFEQGRVKEKKGMEDMLCKTMACRSAIKAGAPCNMEQMQNLLDQLEKTENPYTCPHGRPTMITLGKAELDKLFKRTGV